A stretch of Corynebacterium timonense DNA encodes these proteins:
- a CDS encoding RelA/SpoT family protein, with product MASEKAPRRTGASMRSVSARLARSLTGGRAKTNPVLDPLLAIHRTYHPKADAELLGRAYATAERLHEGVYRKSGDPYITHPLAVATICGEIGMDTTTLVAALLHDTVEDTEYSVDDLTRDFGPEVARLVNGVTKLDKVALGAAAEAETIRKMIVAMAEDPRVLVIKVADRLHNMRTMRFLPPEKQAKKARETLDVIAPLAHRLGMASVKWELEDLAFAILYPKKYEEIVRLVADHAPSRDRALKEIMGQLKAELKANNIQAEVMGRPKHYWSIYQKMVVRGHEFNEIFDLVGLRVLVDNVHDCYAAIGVVHALYSALPGRFKDYISNPRFGVYQSLHTTVMTESGRALEVQVRTHEMHYNAEFGVAAHWRYKETKGSHKGDQAEVDQMAWMRQLLDWQKEAADPNEFLDSLRYDLTSQQIFAFTPKGGVVNLPAGSTPVDFAYAVHTEVGHRCIGAKVNGKLVALESKLTSGDKVEIFTSKDENAGPSRDWQDFVVSPRARTKIRQWFAKERREEHLEAGRDALAAEVQRGGLPMHRLFTSESMRQVATQLHYPDVDALYTAIGAGNVSAQHVAKLLTDLFGDEGDAVDALAARTPLSKLVTAVPRDSTTGVLVEGSPDVMAKLAKCCQPVPGDEIFGFVTRGGGVSVHRSDCTNAAKLKEEPERLVDVSWASSTSAGGATIATLHVEALDRQGLLAELTGVLSEQKLPIVSLSSQISDDYIADMRFTVGVSDTKQLGALMNQVRNIEGVFDVYRVTA from the coding sequence ATGGCTAGTGAGAAGGCGCCGAGGCGCACCGGAGCCAGCATGCGCAGCGTGTCAGCTCGCCTTGCGCGCTCGCTGACGGGCGGGCGGGCCAAGACGAACCCGGTGCTCGACCCGCTGCTGGCTATCCACCGCACGTACCACCCCAAGGCGGACGCCGAGCTGCTCGGCCGCGCCTACGCCACGGCCGAGCGCCTCCACGAGGGGGTTTACCGCAAGTCCGGCGACCCCTACATCACCCACCCGTTGGCGGTGGCGACGATCTGCGGGGAGATCGGCATGGACACCACCACGCTCGTGGCGGCGCTGCTGCACGACACGGTAGAGGACACCGAGTATTCGGTCGACGACCTCACGCGCGACTTCGGCCCCGAGGTGGCGCGCCTGGTCAACGGCGTGACCAAGCTGGACAAGGTCGCCCTCGGCGCGGCCGCGGAGGCGGAAACGATCCGCAAGATGATCGTGGCTATGGCCGAGGACCCCCGCGTGCTGGTGATCAAGGTGGCCGACCGCCTCCACAACATGCGCACGATGCGCTTTTTGCCCCCGGAAAAGCAGGCGAAGAAGGCCCGCGAGACCCTCGACGTCATCGCTCCGCTGGCGCACCGCCTGGGCATGGCATCGGTGAAGTGGGAGCTCGAGGACCTCGCGTTCGCCATCTTGTACCCGAAAAAGTACGAGGAGATCGTGCGGCTGGTGGCGGACCACGCCCCCTCGCGTGACCGGGCGCTCAAGGAGATCATGGGCCAGCTCAAGGCGGAGCTGAAGGCCAACAACATTCAGGCCGAGGTGATGGGCCGCCCGAAACACTACTGGTCGATCTACCAGAAGATGGTGGTGCGCGGCCACGAGTTCAACGAAATTTTCGACCTCGTGGGCCTGCGCGTGCTGGTCGACAACGTGCACGACTGCTACGCCGCGATCGGGGTGGTTCACGCGCTGTATTCGGCCCTGCCTGGGCGGTTCAAGGACTACATCTCCAACCCCCGCTTCGGCGTGTACCAGTCGCTGCACACGACGGTGATGACGGAAAGCGGACGCGCCCTCGAGGTGCAGGTGCGCACGCACGAAATGCACTACAACGCCGAGTTTGGCGTCGCTGCGCACTGGCGCTACAAGGAGACGAAGGGCTCGCACAAGGGCGACCAGGCCGAGGTGGACCAGATGGCGTGGATGCGCCAGCTGCTCGACTGGCAAAAAGAGGCGGCCGACCCGAACGAGTTCCTCGACTCCTTGCGCTACGACCTGACAAGCCAGCAGATCTTCGCCTTCACCCCGAAGGGCGGGGTGGTGAACCTCCCGGCGGGCTCCACGCCGGTCGACTTCGCGTACGCCGTCCACACGGAGGTGGGCCACCGCTGCATCGGCGCGAAGGTCAACGGCAAGCTTGTCGCCTTGGAGTCGAAGCTGACGTCCGGCGACAAGGTGGAGATCTTCACCTCGAAGGACGAGAACGCTGGCCCCTCGCGCGATTGGCAAGACTTCGTGGTCTCGCCCAGGGCGCGCACGAAGATCCGCCAGTGGTTTGCTAAGGAGCGCCGCGAGGAGCACCTCGAGGCGGGCCGCGACGCGCTCGCCGCCGAGGTCCAGCGCGGCGGCCTGCCGATGCACCGGCTGTTCACCTCCGAGTCGATGCGCCAGGTGGCCACCCAGCTGCACTACCCAGACGTCGACGCGCTCTACACGGCGATCGGCGCGGGCAACGTCTCCGCGCAGCACGTGGCGAAGCTGCTCACGGACCTCTTCGGCGACGAGGGCGACGCCGTCGACGCGCTGGCGGCGCGCACGCCCCTGTCGAAGCTGGTCACGGCGGTCCCGCGCGATTCCACGACGGGGGTGCTCGTGGAAGGCAGCCCCGACGTCATGGCCAAGCTGGCGAAGTGCTGCCAGCCGGTGCCGGGCGACGAGATCTTCGGCTTTGTCACACGCGGCGGGGGAGTGTCGGTGCACCGCTCCGACTGCACCAACGCGGCCAAGCTGAAGGAGGAGCCCGAGAGGCTTGTCGACGTCTCCTGGGCCAGCTCCACATCCGCCGGCGGCGCCACCATCGCGACGCTGCACGTTGAGGCGCTGGACAGGCAGGGCCTGCTGGCCGAGCTGACGGGCGTTCTGTCCGAGCAGAAGCTGCCGATCGTCTCCTTAAGCTCGCAGATCAGCGACGACTACATCGCGGATATGCGCTTTACCGTGGGGGTGTCAGACACGAAGCAGCTCGGGGCTCTCATGAACCAGGTGCGCAACATCGAGGGCGTCTTCGACGTGTACCGCGTCACGGCCTAG
- a CDS encoding peptidylprolyl isomerase — translation MANNEQRGRDALKNLEREINARDRKEKSGPWAIAAISAAVLVAAGGGIYFLANQDSEESTEAAEETTTATTSQEPPQAEPLAYTRAEALPETVSCSYENAGDPAKDVGTPPTEDISTTGTVTVNLETSAGPIGMELDRSVSPCTVNAIEYLASEGYFDDTVCHRLTTSEGLKVLQCGDPSGTGAGGPGFQFANEYPTDEAVAQVDDAEVPENIPAEQQDAYKAQMVQSEPVLYERGTIAMANAGVDTNGSQFFLNYGDSMLPPVYTYFGTIDEAGLETLDAIAEAGVADGAADGAPAEEVTITSATVA, via the coding sequence GTGGCGAACAACGAGCAGCGGGGCCGCGACGCCCTGAAGAACCTCGAGCGTGAAATCAACGCGCGCGACCGCAAGGAAAAGTCCGGCCCCTGGGCCATCGCGGCGATCTCCGCCGCCGTCCTCGTCGCAGCCGGCGGCGGGATTTACTTCCTGGCCAACCAGGACAGCGAGGAATCCACCGAGGCCGCCGAGGAGACCACCACCGCCACCACCTCGCAGGAGCCGCCCCAGGCGGAGCCCTTGGCGTACACGCGCGCCGAGGCCCTGCCCGAGACCGTGTCTTGCAGCTACGAAAATGCCGGGGACCCGGCCAAGGACGTGGGCACGCCCCCCACGGAGGACATCTCCACCACGGGCACCGTCACGGTCAACCTAGAGACCTCCGCCGGCCCGATCGGCATGGAGCTCGACCGCTCCGTCTCCCCCTGCACCGTCAACGCGATCGAGTACCTCGCCTCCGAGGGCTACTTCGACGACACGGTATGCCACCGCCTCACCACGAGCGAGGGGCTGAAGGTGCTGCAGTGCGGCGACCCGTCCGGCACCGGCGCGGGCGGCCCGGGCTTCCAGTTCGCCAACGAGTACCCGACCGACGAGGCCGTCGCCCAGGTCGACGACGCCGAGGTGCCCGAGAATATTCCCGCCGAGCAGCAGGACGCCTACAAAGCACAGATGGTGCAGTCCGAGCCGGTGCTGTACGAGCGCGGCACGATCGCCATGGCGAACGCGGGCGTGGACACCAACGGATCACAGTTCTTCCTCAACTACGGCGATTCCATGCTGCCGCCGGTCTACACCTACTTCGGCACCATCGACGAGGCTGGGCTGGAGACCCTCGACGCGATCGCCGAGGCCGGGGTCGCCGACGGGGCTGCCGACGGCGCTCCCGCCGAGGAGGTCACGATCACCTCCGCAACCGTGGCGTAG
- a CDS encoding MBL fold metallo-hydrolase: protein MKIAGFAAGPFQTNCYLMVNEVVVGGVRRTQAVVVDPGLGAHARAVELAEAEGAELVAVLLTHGHIDHVRDAAAFGVETFIHAADAFMLDPAEESLARLALPFDVATMKTTEHVTHVADGDVLTLAGVELRARHAPGHSPGSTLFLGADFVLSGDVLFRGSIGRTDLPYSAPEQMRESLRGPVWEIPDSFTVLPGHGPTTTMAHERTTNPYLLEANAALD, encoded by the coding sequence ATGAAGATCGCAGGTTTTGCCGCGGGCCCGTTTCAGACGAATTGCTACCTCATGGTCAACGAGGTGGTCGTCGGCGGGGTGCGGCGCACGCAGGCTGTCGTCGTCGATCCCGGCTTGGGTGCCCACGCCCGCGCCGTCGAGCTGGCCGAGGCGGAGGGGGCGGAGCTCGTGGCGGTGCTGCTGACCCACGGCCACATCGACCATGTGCGCGACGCGGCAGCGTTTGGTGTGGAGACTTTTATCCACGCCGCCGACGCCTTCATGCTCGACCCGGCGGAGGAGTCGCTCGCCCGGTTGGCACTCCCCTTCGACGTGGCCACCATGAAAACAACCGAGCACGTCACCCACGTCGCCGATGGCGACGTGCTCACGCTCGCGGGGGTGGAGCTGCGCGCTCGCCACGCGCCCGGCCACTCGCCGGGCAGCACGCTCTTCCTCGGCGCCGATTTTGTGCTCAGCGGCGACGTCTTGTTCCGGGGGTCCATCGGCCGGACGGATTTGCCGTATTCCGCGCCGGAGCAGATGCGCGAGAGCTTGCGGGGGCCGGTGTGGGAGATTCCCGATTCCTTCACAGTCCTGCCGGGCCACGGTCCGACGACCACGATGGCCCACGAGCGGACGACGAACCCGTACCTGCTCGAGGCGAACGCCGCGCTAGACTAG
- the hisS gene encoding histidine--tRNA ligase has translation MTDSSQAPKLAALSGPKGVPDYVPPASATFITVRDEFARQARIAGYQHIELPVFEDTHLFARGVGESTDIVSKEMYTFADRGDRSVTLRPEGTAGVMRSVIEHNLDRGYLPVKLNYYGPFFRYERPQAGRYRQLQQVGVEAIGVDDPLLDAEVIALADRCYRSVGLTGFRLELTSLGDHTCRPQYREKLQDFLFALPLDEDTRRRAEINPLRVLDDKRPEMQEMLADAPLMLDHLSEESRAHFDAVTSTLDDLGVEYVINPRMVRGLDYYTKTTFEFVHDGLGAQSGIGGGGRYDGLMAQIGGQDLSGIGFGLGVDRTVLALEAEGVRLEGVDKRVEVFGVAIGEAAGRRMSLLVDALRAAGISADMSYGGRGLKGAMKGADRAGASYALVLGERELEGGVVAVKNLAEHTQVDVALDVDAVIKAVRPA, from the coding sequence ATGACCGATTCCTCCCAGGCCCCCAAGCTCGCGGCCCTGTCGGGGCCGAAGGGTGTTCCCGATTACGTTCCCCCGGCGTCCGCCACCTTCATCACGGTGCGCGACGAGTTCGCGCGCCAGGCCCGGATCGCGGGGTACCAGCACATCGAGCTTCCGGTCTTTGAGGACACGCACCTGTTCGCCCGCGGCGTCGGCGAGTCCACCGACATCGTCTCCAAGGAGATGTACACCTTCGCGGATCGGGGTGACCGGTCGGTGACGCTGCGCCCGGAGGGCACTGCGGGCGTCATGCGCTCGGTTATCGAGCACAACCTCGACCGCGGTTACCTGCCCGTCAAGCTCAACTACTACGGCCCGTTCTTCCGCTACGAGCGCCCGCAGGCGGGCCGCTACCGCCAGCTTCAGCAGGTCGGCGTCGAAGCTATCGGTGTTGACGACCCGCTTCTCGACGCCGAGGTGATCGCCCTGGCCGACCGCTGTTACCGCTCCGTCGGGCTGACGGGCTTCCGTCTCGAGCTGACCAGCTTGGGCGACCACACCTGCCGCCCGCAGTACCGCGAGAAGCTGCAGGACTTCCTGTTCGCGCTGCCGCTGGACGAGGACACCCGCCGCCGCGCCGAGATCAACCCGCTGCGCGTCCTCGACGACAAGCGCCCCGAAATGCAGGAGATGCTTGCCGACGCCCCCCTCATGCTCGACCACCTCTCCGAGGAATCGCGCGCACACTTCGACGCCGTCACCTCCACCCTCGACGATCTCGGCGTGGAGTACGTGATTAACCCGCGGATGGTGCGCGGGCTGGATTACTACACCAAGACGACCTTCGAGTTCGTCCACGACGGACTCGGCGCCCAGTCCGGTATCGGCGGCGGCGGGCGCTACGACGGGCTGATGGCCCAGATCGGCGGCCAGGACCTCTCGGGCATCGGCTTTGGCCTGGGCGTCGACCGCACGGTCCTCGCGCTTGAGGCGGAAGGGGTGCGTCTTGAGGGCGTCGATAAGCGAGTGGAGGTCTTTGGGGTCGCCATCGGCGAGGCGGCCGGCAGGCGCATGAGCCTGCTTGTCGACGCCCTTCGTGCCGCCGGCATCTCCGCCGACATGTCCTACGGCGGGCGCGGGCTCAAGGGCGCGATGAAGGGCGCCGACCGAGCAGGCGCGTCCTACGCCCTCGTGTTGGGTGAGCGCGAACTCGAGGGCGGTGTCGTCGCGGTGAAGAACCTCGCCGAGCACACGCAGGTCGACGTCGCGCTCGACGTCGACGCCGTGATCAAGGCCGTGCGACCCGCCTAA
- a CDS encoding magnesium transporter: MFHTYTSLIQSTLREGSVGLRMNTTFLQLPESLTAGEAITALRGEIATTQDSSYIYLHDGNRKLSGVVSFRELVRAEKNAPLRSVASEVTHSALPEDDDEKCAHLIFDENLRGLPITAGGELVGVLSADEAGSILDNETDEDFQLIAPTRLLKTSLKETGVWALYRSRVLWLVVLVFGNIFSGAGIAYFEDLIAASVALVFFLPLLIDSGGNAGSQSATLMVRALATGQVRPRDWAHLIAREAMISALLGGTMALAVSILGILRGGPDIALAVALSMVVIVMIGSLIGMSLPFILQKIGLDPANASAPLVTSICDGVGVLVYFFIASQIML; the protein is encoded by the coding sequence ATGTTTCACACTTACACATCTCTCATCCAGTCCACGCTGCGCGAAGGATCCGTGGGCCTACGAATGAACACCACCTTCCTGCAGCTTCCGGAGTCCCTTACTGCGGGAGAAGCCATCACCGCCCTGCGCGGGGAGATCGCAACCACGCAAGACAGCTCCTACATCTACCTACACGACGGAAACCGGAAGCTCTCGGGCGTAGTCTCCTTCCGCGAACTCGTGCGCGCCGAGAAGAATGCCCCCCTTCGCTCCGTTGCCTCCGAGGTGACGCATAGCGCGCTGCCGGAGGACGACGACGAAAAGTGCGCACACCTCATCTTTGACGAGAATCTGCGCGGTCTGCCCATCACCGCCGGCGGTGAACTTGTCGGTGTCTTGAGCGCGGACGAAGCCGGCTCCATTCTCGACAACGAGACCGACGAAGACTTCCAGCTCATCGCCCCAACGCGGCTGTTGAAGACGTCATTGAAAGAAACCGGCGTCTGGGCACTCTACCGCAGCCGCGTGCTGTGGCTGGTCGTGCTCGTCTTCGGCAACATCTTCTCCGGCGCCGGCATCGCCTACTTCGAGGATCTTATCGCCGCGTCGGTGGCGCTCGTGTTCTTTCTGCCCCTCCTCATCGACTCGGGCGGAAACGCCGGTTCCCAGTCCGCCACACTCATGGTCCGCGCGCTTGCGACCGGCCAGGTTCGGCCCCGCGACTGGGCTCATTTGATCGCCCGAGAAGCAATGATCTCGGCATTGCTTGGCGGCACAATGGCACTCGCCGTCTCCATCCTCGGTATTCTTCGCGGCGGACCGGACATCGCGCTCGCAGTCGCGCTGTCCATGGTCGTCATTGTGATGATCGGCAGCTTAATCGGCATGTCCCTGCCCTTCATCCTGCAGAAGATCGGGCTAGACCCTGCGAACGCCTCCGCTCCGTTGGTCACTTCGATCTGCGACGGAGTCGGCGTCCTTGTTTACTTCTTCATCGCATCGCAAATTATGCTTTAG
- a CDS encoding L-serine ammonia-lyase has product MSQNTVSVIDLFSIGIGPSSSHTVGPMRAANAFIERLGAQPSRVRVELRGSLAATGVGHGTDRAVLLGLVGWTPLTTSSDVAPRPGEAIPATGTIEGPDASVDYEVVFDPEPVPEHPNCLIFDAWDAEGNQIAERVEYFSVGGGFILDREGIEEKESESGITTTFDTPVIPFEFHSGAELMRLCSENGMTVAEIMRANEEALHGWDAVRDHLDAVWNVMQECVSHGLKSEGTLPGGLNVTRRAPRLYRLLTAEYEASTSRGLDAMEWVNLYALAVNEENAAHGQVVTAPTNGAAGIIPAVMHYCRDFTDDFTDERAREFLLTAAAIGVIIKTNASISGAEVGCQGEVGSASSMAAAGMCAILGGTPQQVENAAEIALEHNLGLTCDPVGGLVQVPCIERNAIGGVKAINAARLAKLGDGTNIVTLDDVVETMAATGRDMMTKYKETSMGGLAVQLGLPVNLTEC; this is encoded by the coding sequence ATGTCACAAAACACCGTGAGCGTGATCGACCTGTTCAGCATCGGCATCGGCCCGTCGTCGTCCCATACGGTGGGGCCGATGCGCGCCGCCAACGCCTTTATCGAGCGCCTCGGGGCTCAGCCGTCGCGGGTGCGCGTTGAACTGCGCGGCTCGTTGGCCGCCACCGGCGTGGGTCACGGAACCGACCGAGCGGTGCTCCTCGGCCTCGTCGGCTGGACCCCGCTGACCACCTCCTCCGACGTCGCTCCCCGCCCCGGCGAGGCAATCCCGGCGACCGGCACCATCGAGGGTCCGGATGCCTCGGTGGACTACGAGGTCGTCTTCGACCCAGAGCCTGTGCCCGAGCACCCGAACTGCCTCATTTTCGACGCGTGGGACGCCGAGGGGAACCAGATCGCCGAGCGCGTGGAGTACTTCTCCGTCGGCGGCGGCTTCATCCTCGACCGCGAGGGCATCGAGGAGAAGGAAAGCGAATCCGGCATCACCACGACCTTCGACACCCCCGTCATCCCCTTCGAGTTCCACAGCGGCGCCGAGCTCATGCGCCTGTGCTCCGAGAACGGCATGACGGTCGCGGAAATCATGCGTGCCAACGAGGAGGCGCTGCACGGCTGGGACGCAGTGCGCGACCACCTCGACGCGGTCTGGAACGTCATGCAGGAGTGCGTCTCCCACGGGCTGAAGTCGGAAGGCACGCTGCCCGGCGGGCTGAACGTGACCAGGCGCGCGCCCCGGCTCTACCGCCTTCTCACCGCGGAGTACGAGGCCTCGACCTCCCGGGGGCTCGATGCGATGGAATGGGTCAACCTCTACGCCTTGGCCGTAAACGAGGAAAACGCCGCGCACGGCCAGGTGGTCACGGCCCCGACCAACGGAGCGGCGGGCATCATCCCGGCGGTGATGCACTACTGCCGCGATTTCACGGACGATTTCACGGACGAGCGGGCCCGCGAGTTCCTGCTCACGGCGGCCGCTATCGGCGTGATTATTAAGACAAACGCCTCCATCTCCGGCGCCGAGGTCGGCTGCCAGGGCGAGGTTGGCTCCGCTTCCTCCATGGCGGCGGCGGGCATGTGCGCCATCCTCGGCGGCACCCCCCAGCAGGTCGAGAACGCCGCCGAGATCGCCCTCGAGCACAACCTCGGCCTGACCTGCGACCCGGTCGGCGGGCTCGTGCAGGTCCCCTGCATCGAGCGCAACGCCATCGGTGGGGTCAAGGCCATCAACGCCGCACGCCTAGCCAAGCTTGGCGACGGCACAAACATCGTCACCCTCGATGATGTCGTCGAGACGATGGCGGCGACGGGCCGGGACATGATGACGAAGTACAAGGAGACCTCCATGGGCGGGCTGGCCGTCCAGCTGGGCCTGCCCGTAAACCTCACGGAGTGCTAG
- a CDS encoding CE1759 family FMN reductase translates to MTTLFVVTAGLSTPSTTRQVADAIAAAVVDAAAHRAAPAEVQVRTVELRTLATDLAHATTSGTWSQRLTEVSRQLAAADGLIAVTPVFKASYSGLFKMFFDVLDVDALVGMPTIVAATAGSTRHTLVTEHALRPLLTFMHAVVVPTSLFAATADFGGPAGADFSRRVERAAGELADLMLASPRPSRFSGAAPADGGEGYVPMPHLLRGQTER, encoded by the coding sequence ATGACCACCCTGTTCGTCGTGACAGCAGGCTTATCGACGCCCTCAACGACGCGCCAGGTCGCCGACGCCATCGCAGCCGCCGTGGTCGACGCCGCCGCGCACCGCGCTGCGCCCGCCGAGGTGCAGGTGCGTACCGTCGAACTGCGCACGTTGGCCACCGACCTCGCGCACGCCACGACAAGCGGCACGTGGAGCCAACGGCTCACCGAGGTCAGCCGGCAACTGGCCGCGGCCGATGGGCTCATTGCCGTCACGCCGGTGTTCAAGGCCAGCTACTCCGGCCTGTTCAAGATGTTCTTCGACGTCCTCGACGTCGATGCCCTCGTCGGCATGCCGACAATCGTCGCGGCTACCGCCGGCAGCACCCGCCACACGCTAGTGACGGAGCACGCGTTGCGCCCTCTGCTGACCTTCATGCACGCCGTGGTGGTCCCCACCTCCCTGTTCGCGGCGACCGCGGATTTCGGCGGTCCCGCCGGGGCCGACTTCAGCCGCCGCGTGGAGCGCGCCGCCGGCGAGCTGGCGGATCTTATGCTCGCGTCCCCCCGCCCGTCGCGATTCTCGGGTGCCGCGCCCGCGGATGGCGGGGAAGGCTACGTGCCCATGCCCCACCTTCTGCGGGGGCAGACCGAACGCTAA
- a CDS encoding LLM class flavin-dependent oxidoreductase, which produces MQFGIFTVGDVTPDPTTGAAPSEKERIDAMTAYALKAEEVGLDVFATGQHHNPPFVPSSPPTHLAYIGAQTSRLRLSTATTLITTTDPVRLAEDYSFLHNLVDGRVDLMLGRGNTGPVYPWFGKDIHQGVPLAVENYHLLRRLWREPVVNWSGQFRTPLTGFTATPTPLAGVPPFVWHGSIRSPQIAEQAAFYGDGFFHNNIFWNKEHTASMVGLYRRRFEAYGHGRADQAIVGLGGQVFIAGTEQEAKRVFRPYFDNAPVYGHGPSLEDYTEATPLTVGTPEMVIDRTMQFADWVGDYQRQLFLVDHAGLPREVVLEQIEILGTDVVPELRRRMEARRPDHVPSDPPTFDSLLAAQQRGERHPHFEVSPGKEPS; this is translated from the coding sequence ATGCAGTTTGGAATTTTCACCGTCGGTGACGTCACCCCCGACCCCACCACCGGCGCCGCGCCGAGCGAGAAGGAGCGCATCGACGCCATGACGGCGTACGCGCTCAAGGCGGAGGAGGTGGGCCTCGACGTGTTCGCCACCGGGCAGCACCACAACCCGCCGTTTGTGCCCTCCTCCCCTCCCACCCACTTGGCCTACATCGGGGCCCAGACCTCGCGGCTGCGGCTGTCGACGGCGACGACGCTCATCACCACCACCGACCCGGTCCGCCTCGCTGAGGACTACTCCTTCCTGCATAACCTCGTCGACGGGCGGGTCGACCTCATGCTCGGGCGGGGCAACACGGGCCCCGTCTACCCCTGGTTCGGCAAGGACATCCACCAGGGCGTGCCGCTCGCTGTGGAGAACTACCACCTGCTGCGCCGCCTGTGGCGCGAGCCGGTGGTGAACTGGAGCGGACAATTCCGCACCCCCCTGACCGGCTTCACCGCAACGCCCACCCCACTCGCGGGCGTGCCTCCCTTCGTCTGGCACGGCTCGATCCGCTCGCCTCAGATCGCGGAGCAGGCCGCGTTCTACGGCGACGGCTTCTTCCATAACAACATCTTCTGGAACAAGGAACACACCGCCTCGATGGTGGGGCTGTACCGGCGCCGTTTCGAGGCGTACGGCCACGGCCGCGCTGACCAGGCCATCGTCGGCCTCGGAGGGCAGGTGTTCATCGCGGGCACAGAGCAGGAGGCGAAGCGCGTCTTCCGCCCCTACTTCGACAACGCCCCCGTCTACGGGCACGGGCCCAGCCTGGAGGACTACACCGAGGCGACGCCGTTGACGGTGGGCACGCCGGAGATGGTTATCGACCGCACAATGCAGTTCGCTGACTGGGTGGGCGACTACCAGCGCCAGCTTTTCTTGGTCGACCACGCCGGCCTGCCTCGCGAGGTGGTGCTGGAGCAGATCGAGATCCTCGGCACCGATGTTGTGCCCGAGCTGCGCCGCCGGATGGAGGCCCGCCGCCCCGACCACGTGCCCAGCGACCCGCCCACCTTTGATAGCCTCCTCGCAGCGCAGCAGCGGGGCGAGCGACATCCCCATTTCGAGGTCTCGCCAGGAAAGGAGCCGTCATGA